From the genome of Helicobacter pylori, one region includes:
- a CDS encoding class I SAM-dependent DNA methyltransferase: protein MQAFRLEEDVDDYVKKELAHLGLIKNKDFNVKSQMSPSLKNALKNASKTKDKTSYGEPDFSLEKYTHPENKESVIPIIIENKLYAKNLKKLKNSALQNDDYSISKYAVNGALHYAQNILRNKEKYKECIAIGIAGDDEENLLIEVYYVFASGINAHKLTNAKNLHFLENQESFNAFYKECTLTEEEKHFILIKTKADLNETAKKLNRLMHNHNITAPQRVLYVSGMLLGMQEIKGKKGGLKPSDLKGELTDTGRDGVLVFNQISEFLKTKNLSEEKRDLMLASFKEISKDPQRDKETSLDKAISMLLKKDSSITKQIFTFLYEFVHKPINESDNTGHLDIMGELYSEFLKYALGDGKELGIVLTPPYVTKMMSELLGVNAKSFVMDLATGSAGFLISSMVLMIEDIEKTYGKNTTIANKKIKDAKTTQLLGVELNAEMFSLATTNMILRGDGSSLIIKGNTFETNKKIYEDFKPNILLLNPPFSYEENGMPFIKFGLEHMQKGALGAIIIQDSAGSGQALKSNVEILKKHSLLASVKMPTDLFMPQAGVQTSVYIFKAHEPHDYEKPVKFIDFRNDGFKRTKRGLNETSNPTKRYEEIIKIYKAGLNAQVSKELWGDLKTIYIEDFIAKPHESKHAKDFNFEAHQKNETKPELKDFKRTIADYLSYEVGLILKNQTLPK, encoded by the coding sequence ATGCAAGCTTTTCGGTTAGAAGAAGATGTTGATGACTATGTCAAAAAAGAATTGGCTCATTTAGGGCTTATCAAAAATAAGGATTTTAACGTTAAAAGCCAAATGAGTCCTAGCCTTAAAAACGCCCTTAAAAATGCGAGTAAAACTAAAGATAAAACTTCTTATGGCGAGCCGGATTTTAGCTTAGAAAAATACACGCACCCTGAAAATAAAGAGAGCGTTATCCCTATCATCATAGAAAACAAACTCTACGCTAAAAATTTAAAAAAGCTCAAAAATAGTGCGCTGCAAAACGATGATTATTCCATTTCAAAATACGCCGTGAATGGGGCTTTACACTACGCTCAAAATATCCTAAGAAACAAAGAAAAATACAAAGAATGTATCGCTATAGGCATAGCCGGCGATGATGAAGAAAACCTTTTGATAGAAGTGTATTATGTTTTTGCAAGTGGGATCAATGCGCACAAACTCACTAACGCTAAAAACCTGCATTTTTTAGAAAATCAAGAATCGTTTAACGCTTTTTATAAAGAATGCACGCTCACTGAAGAAGAAAAGCATTTTATCTTAATCAAAACCAAAGCCGATCTAAACGAAACCGCTAAAAAACTCAACCGCCTTATGCACAACCACAACATCACAGCGCCTCAGCGCGTGCTATATGTGAGCGGCATGCTTTTAGGAATGCAAGAAATTAAGGGCAAAAAAGGGGGCTTAAAACCAAGCGATTTAAAAGGCGAATTGACCGATACTGGCCGTGATGGCGTGTTAGTGTTTAATCAAATTAGCGAATTTTTGAAAACCAAAAACCTAAGCGAAGAAAAACGAGATCTAATGCTTGCCAGTTTTAAAGAAATCAGTAAAGACCCGCAGCGCGATAAAGAAACGAGCCTTGATAAAGCCATAAGCATGCTTTTAAAAAAAGATTCAAGTATCACTAAGCAAATTTTTACCTTTCTTTATGAATTTGTCCATAAGCCCATTAATGAAAGCGACAATACCGGTCATTTAGACATCATGGGCGAACTTTATAGCGAATTTTTAAAATACGCTTTAGGGGATGGTAAGGAATTAGGCATTGTTTTAACCCCGCCTTATGTAACTAAAATGATGAGCGAACTTTTAGGGGTTAATGCAAAGTCTTTTGTGATGGATTTAGCCACAGGGAGCGCAGGCTTTTTAATTTCTTCTATGGTGTTAATGATTGAAGACATTGAAAAAACCTATGGTAAAAACACCACTATTGCTAATAAAAAAATAAAAGACGCAAAAACCACGCAACTTTTAGGCGTGGAGCTTAACGCTGAAATGTTTTCGCTAGCCACCACTAACATGATTTTAAGAGGCGATGGTTCAAGCTTAATCATCAAAGGCAACACTTTTGAAACCAATAAAAAGATTTATGAAGATTTTAAACCCAATATCCTTTTATTAAACCCTCCTTTTAGCTACGAAGAAAACGGCATGCCTTTTATCAAGTTTGGATTAGAGCATATGCAAAAAGGCGCTTTAGGAGCGATCATTATCCAAGATAGCGCAGGGAGCGGGCAGGCTTTAAAATCCAATGTTGAAATTTTGAAAAAACATTCGCTTTTAGCGAGCGTTAAAATGCCCACCGATTTATTCATGCCTCAAGCTGGGGTGCAAACAAGCGTTTATATTTTTAAAGCTCATGAGCCACACGATTATGAAAAGCCCGTTAAATTCATAGACTTCAGAAACGATGGTTTCAAACGCACCAAAAGAGGCTTAAATGAAACCTCTAACCCCACCAAACGCTACGAAGAAATCATTAAAATTTACAAGGCCGGCTTAAACGCTCAAGTTTCTAAAGAGCTGTGGGGCGATTTAAAAACAATCTATATTGAAGATTTTATCGCTAAGCCGCATGAAAGTAAGCATGCTAAAGACTTTAATTTTGAAGCCCACCAAAAGAATGAGACCAAACCCGAATTGAAGGATTTTAAAAGAACGATAGCCGATTACCTTTCTTATGAAGTGGGCTTGATTTTAAAAAACCAAACGCTCCCAAAGTGA
- a CDS encoding restriction endonuclease subunit S, with the protein MIGPLSSQLNAIKWGEFKLGDLFEASNGDFDIQKRHINHKGEFVITAGISNNGVLGQSDIKAKVFESHTITIDMFGCAFYRSFPYKMVTHARVFSLKPKFEINHKIGLFLSTLFFDYPKKFGYENMCSWAKIKNDKVILPLKPNANTQTLKDIDFNFMEKFIAELEQCRLAELEAYLKATGLSETTLSNDEENALSLFNGKNSGGGGVIPHAA; encoded by the coding sequence GTGATTGGCCCCCTTAGTAGCCAACTCAACGCTATTAAGTGGGGCGAGTTCAAATTAGGGGATTTGTTTGAAGCGAGTAACGGCGATTTTGACATTCAAAAACGCCACATCAACCATAAGGGCGAATTTGTCATCACCGCAGGGATTAGCAATAATGGGGTTTTAGGGCAAAGCGATATAAAAGCAAAAGTTTTTGAAAGCCATACCATTACTATTGACATGTTTGGTTGCGCGTTTTATCGCAGTTTTCCTTATAAAATGGTAACACATGCTAGGGTATTTTCTCTCAAACCTAAATTTGAAATCAACCATAAAATCGGCTTGTTTTTATCCACGCTATTTTTTGATTACCCTAAAAAATTCGGCTATGAAAACATGTGTTCATGGGCAAAAATTAAAAACGATAAAGTCATTCTACCCCTAAAACCCAACGCTAACACTCAAACCCTTAAGGATATTGATTTCAATTTCATGGAAAAATTCATAGCCGAACTTGAGCAGTGTCGGCTTGCCGAACTTGAGGCTTATTTAAAAGCTACAGGGCTATCAGAAACCACCCTTTCTAACGATGAAGAAAACGCCCTTAGCCTTTTCAATGGTAAAAATTCTGGGGGGGGGGGGGTAATACCCCATGCGGCTTAA
- a CDS encoding restriction endonuclease subunit S, which translates to MFEIEKTLSFNKDALTQGQDYDYITRTSQNQGVLQTTGFVNAENLNPPFTWSLGLLQMDFFYRKKSWYAGQFMRKITPKTEIKNKINSRIAHYFTTLLNALKRPLLSVLVRDIDKTFREQKIQLPLKSTTSAQTLDGIDFHFMHTLINALMKQTIQGVVQYSNAKIQATKEAISQETPTQKDSLF; encoded by the coding sequence TTGTTTGAAATTGAAAAAACCTTAAGCTTTAATAAAGACGCTTTAACGCAAGGACAAGATTACGATTATATTACAAGGACTTCGCAAAATCAAGGCGTTTTGCAAACTACAGGATTTGTCAATGCGGAAAATTTAAACCCACCATTTACTTGGAGTTTAGGGCTTTTGCAAATGGATTTTTTCTATCGTAAAAAGTCATGGTATGCGGGACAATTCATGCGAAAAATCACACCAAAAACTGAAATTAAAAATAAAATTAATTCACGCATAGCCCACTACTTCACAACGCTTTTAAACGCCTTAAAACGCCCTTTATTAAGCGTATTGGTTAGAGATATTGATAAAACTTTTAGGGAGCAAAAAATCCAACTACCCCTAAAATCCACCACTAGCGCTCAAACCCTTGATGGTATTGATTTTCATTTCATGCACACCCTTATAAACGCCCTAATGAAGCAAACCATTCAGGGCGTGGTTCAATACAGCAACGCTAAAATCCAGGCCACAAAAGAAGCCATCAGCCAAGAAACACCCACCCAAAAAGACTCGTTGTTTTGA
- the polA gene encoding DNA polymerase I, translating to MEGPVIKEGTLALIDTFAYLFRSYYMSAKNKPLTNDKGFPTGLLTGLVGMVKKFYKDKKNMPFIVFALESQTKTKRAEKLGEYKQNRKDAPKEMLLQIPIALEWLQKMGFTCVEVSGFEADDVIASLATLSPYKTRIYSKDKDFNQLLSDKIALFDGKTEFLAKDCVKKYGILPSQFTDYQGIVGDSSDNYKGVKGIGSKNAKELLQRLGSLEKIYENLDLAKNLLSPKMYQALIQDKESAFLSKELATLERGCIQEFDFLSCAFPSENPLLKIKDELKEYGFISTLRDLENSPTPLILDNAPLLENTPALDNAPKKSRLIVLENTAFLSAFLERLKNSDARIFVRLVLDKEKKVLALAFLYEDQGYFLPLEEALFSPFSSEFLQNAFSQILQHAHIIGHDLKPLLSFLKAKYQVSLENIRIQDTQILAFLKNPEKVGFDEVLKEYLKEELIPHEKIKDFKTKSKAGKSEQLDRELNALKRLYEYFEKGGLEEGLLILAREIETPFVKVLIDMEFQGFKIDAPYFKRLEQEFKNELHVLERQILDLIGVDFNLNSPKQLSEILYEKLELPKNKSRSTDEKSLLKILDKHPSIALILEYRELNKLFNTYTTPLLRLKDKDDKIHTTFIQTGTATGRLSSHSPNLQNIPVRSPKGLLIRKGFIASSKEYCLLGVDYSQIELRLLAHFSQDRDLMDAFLKGRDIHLETSKALFGEDLAKEKRSIAKSINFGLVYGMGSKKLSETLNIPLNEAKSYIEAYFKRFPSIKDYLNSMREEILKTSKAFTLLGRYRVFDFTGVNDYVKGNYLREGVNAIFQGSASDLLKLGMLKVSERFKNNPSVRLLLQVHDELIFEIEEKNALELQREIQRILNDEVYPLRVPLETSAFVANRWNELKG from the coding sequence ATGGAAGGACCAGTCATTAAAGAGGGGACTTTAGCGTTAATTGATACTTTTGCGTATTTGTTTAGAAGCTATTACATGAGCGCTAAAAATAAGCCTTTAACGAATGATAAAGGCTTTCCTACAGGGCTTTTAACGGGGCTTGTGGGCATGGTTAAAAAATTTTATAAAGATAAAAAAAACATGCCTTTTATCGTGTTCGCTTTAGAAAGCCAGACTAAAACTAAAAGGGCTGAAAAATTAGGCGAATACAAACAAAATCGTAAAGACGCCCCTAAAGAGATGCTTTTACAAATCCCTATCGCGTTAGAATGGTTGCAAAAAATGGGTTTTACTTGCGTGGAGGTGAGTGGGTTTGAAGCGGATGATGTTATCGCAAGCCTGGCCACGCTAAGCCCTTATAAAACCCGCATTTATTCTAAAGATAAGGATTTTAACCAGCTTTTGAGCGATAAAATCGCGCTTTTTGATGGCAAAACGGAGTTTTTGGCGAAAGATTGCGTAAAAAAATACGGGATTTTGCCGAGTCAATTCACCGATTATCAGGGCATTGTGGGGGATAGCAGCGATAATTACAAGGGGGTTAAAGGCATTGGGAGCAAGAACGCTAAGGAATTGTTACAGCGGTTAGGGAGTTTGGAAAAAATCTATGAAAATTTAGACTTGGCGAAAAATTTACTCAGCCCTAAAATGTATCAAGCCCTTATACAAGACAAAGAGAGCGCGTTTTTAAGCAAAGAATTAGCCACTTTAGAAAGAGGGTGTATTCAAGAATTTGATTTTTTAAGTTGCGCTTTTCCTAGCGAAAACCCTTTATTGAAAATTAAAGACGAATTGAAAGAATATGGTTTTATTTCTACTTTAAGGGATTTAGAAAATTCCCCTACGCCTTTAATTTTAGACAATGCGCCCCTATTAGAAAATACGCCCGCATTAGACAACGCCCCTAAAAAATCACGCTTGATCGTTTTAGAAAACACCGCATTTTTGAGCGCGTTTTTAGAAAGATTAAAAAATTCTGACGCAAGGATTTTTGTGCGTTTGGTGCTGGATAAAGAAAAAAAAGTTCTAGCCCTAGCGTTTTTATATGAAGATCAAGGCTATTTTTTACCTTTAGAAGAGGCGTTATTTTCGCCCTTTTCTTCAGAGTTTTTGCAAAACGCTTTTTCTCAAATACTACAGCATGCGCATATCATTGGGCATGATTTAAAACCCTTACTGAGCTTTTTAAAGGCCAAATACCAGGTGTCTTTAGAAAACATTCGCATCCAGGACACTCAAATTTTAGCGTTTTTAAAAAATCCGGAAAAAGTGGGGTTTGATGAAGTTTTAAAGGAATATTTAAAAGAGGAATTGATCCCGCATGAAAAAATCAAAGATTTTAAGACAAAAAGTAAGGCGGGAAAATCAGAGCAATTGGATAGGGAATTAAACGCTTTAAAGCGTTTGTACGAGTATTTTGAAAAAGGAGGGCTAGAAGAGGGCTTGCTTATTTTGGCTAGAGAAATTGAAACGCCGTTTGTGAAAGTTTTAATAGATATGGAATTTCAAGGCTTTAAAATTGATGCACCTTATTTCAAGCGCTTAGAGCAGGAGTTTAAAAATGAATTGCATGTTTTAGAGCGCCAAATTTTGGATTTGATCGGCGTGGATTTTAACCTCAACTCACCCAAACAGCTCAGCGAGATTTTGTATGAAAAATTAGAGCTTCCTAAAAATAAAAGCCGTTCTACTGATGAAAAAAGCTTGCTAAAAATCCTAGACAAGCACCCAAGCATCGCTTTGATTTTAGAATACAGAGAACTAAATAAGCTTTTTAACACTTACACCACCCCCTTATTGCGCCTAAAAGACAAAGACGATAAAATCCATACCACTTTCATCCAAACCGGCACAGCTACCGGGCGTTTAAGCTCGCATTCGCCTAATTTGCAAAATATCCCGGTGCGATCGCCTAAAGGCTTACTCATTCGTAAAGGCTTTATCGCTAGTTCTAAAGAATATTGTTTGCTAGGGGTGGATTATTCGCAGATTGAATTGCGCCTGTTAGCCCATTTTAGCCAGGATAGGGATTTAATGGATGCGTTTTTAAAGGGGCGAGACATCCATTTAGAAACTTCTAAGGCGTTGTTTGGAGAAGATTTGGCCAAAGAAAAACGATCCATCGCTAAAAGCATTAATTTTGGGCTGGTGTATGGCATGGGGAGTAAGAAATTGAGCGAAACTTTAAACATCCCTTTAAATGAGGCTAAAAGCTACATAGAAGCGTATTTCAAACGATTCCCTAGCATCAAAGATTATTTAAATAGCATGCGAGAAGAGATTTTAAAAACTTCTAAAGCCTTTACTTTGCTTGGGCGTTACCGGGTGTTTGATTTTACCGGCGTGAATGACTATGTCAAAGGCAATTATTTGCGAGAGGGCGTGAATGCGATTTTTCAAGGGAGCGCGAGCGATTTATTGAAATTAGGCATGCTCAAAGTGAGCGAGCGTTTCAAAAATAACCCTTCGGTGAGGCTGCTTTTGCAAGTGCATGACGAATTGATTTTTGAGATTGAAGAAAAAAACGCCCTAGAGTTGCAGCGAGAAATCCAACGCATTCTCAATGATGAAGTTTATCCTTTGAGGGTGCCGTTAGAAACGAGCGCGTTTGTGGCGAATCGTTGGAATGAACTAAAAGGTTAG
- a CDS encoding outer membrane protein: MLKRVILLGALGVAASAEESAAFVGVNYQVSMIQNQTKMVNDNGLQKPLIKFPPYAGAGFEAGYKQFFGKKKWFGMRYYGFFDYAHNRFGVMKKGIPVGESGFIYNSFSFGGNTLTERDSYQGQYYVNLFTYGVGLDTLWNFVNKENMVFGFVVGIQLAGDSWATSISKEIANYAKHHSNSSYSPANFQFLWKFGVRTHIAKHNSLELGIKVPTITHRLFSITNEKGYTLQADVRRVYAFQISYLRDF; encoded by the coding sequence ATGTTGAAAAGAGTTATCTTATTAGGGGCTTTGGGTGTTGCGGCGAGCGCTGAAGAGAGTGCGGCTTTTGTGGGAGTCAATTACCAGGTGAGCATGATACAAAATCAGACTAAAATGGTGAATGACAACGGCTTGCAAAAGCCTTTGATAAAGTTCCCGCCTTATGCAGGAGCGGGTTTTGAAGCGGGCTATAAGCAATTTTTTGGTAAGAAAAAATGGTTTGGCATGCGTTATTATGGGTTTTTTGACTACGCGCACAACCGCTTTGGCGTGATGAAAAAGGGTATTCCGGTGGGCGAGAGCGGGTTTATTTACAATAGCTTTAGTTTTGGAGGGAATACTTTAACGGAGAGGGATTCTTATCAAGGGCAATACTATGTCAATCTATTCACTTATGGTGTAGGGCTGGATACGCTGTGGAATTTTGTGAATAAAGAAAACATGGTTTTTGGTTTTGTGGTGGGGATTCAATTGGCTGGGGATAGTTGGGCAACGAGCATCAGTAAAGAGATCGCTAATTATGCAAAACACCACAGCAATTCTAGTTATAGCCCGGCTAATTTCCAGTTTTTATGGAAGTTTGGGGTCCGCACCCATATCGCTAAACACAACAGCTTGGAACTAGGGATTAAAGTGCCTACGATCACGCACCGGCTTTTCTCCATTACCAACGAAAAGGGATACACCTTACAAGCTGATGTGCGTAGAGTCTATGCGTTTCAAATCAGTTACTTGAGGGATTTTTAA
- the ilvE gene encoding branched-chain-amino-acid transaminase → MANSGNLDWKNLGFSYIKTDFRFIAAYKNGSWSQGELVSENALQLSEGSPVLHYGQACFEGLKAYRSQNGKALLFRPLENAKRLQTSCERLLMPKVSEELFLRACAEVVKANQKWLAPYKSGASLYLRPFVIGVGDNLGVKPASEYLFIVFCAPVGAYFKGGIEKGGARFITTAFDRAAPKGTGGVKVGGNYAASLLAHKMATEQGYDDCIYLDPVTHTKIEEVGAANFFGITHDNAFITPHSPSILPSITKKSLMVLAKEYLNLKVEEREILMDELHAFKEAGACGTAAIITPIKEIVHDNKSYFFETPGDTTKQLYDLLLSIQQGEQEAPKDWIFEVC, encoded by the coding sequence ATGGCAAATTCAGGAAATTTAGATTGGAAGAATTTAGGCTTTAGCTACATTAAAACGGATTTCCGCTTCATTGCTGCTTATAAAAACGGCTCTTGGTCGCAAGGCGAATTGGTTAGCGAAAATGCGTTGCAGCTCAGCGAAGGCTCGCCTGTCTTGCACTACGGGCAGGCTTGTTTTGAAGGCTTGAAGGCTTACCGCTCTCAAAACGGGAAAGCTTTACTTTTTCGCCCTTTAGAAAACGCCAAACGCTTGCAAACTTCATGCGAAAGACTGCTCATGCCTAAAGTGAGCGAAGAGCTGTTCTTAAGGGCATGCGCTGAAGTAGTAAAAGCGAATCAAAAATGGCTCGCTCCTTATAAAAGCGGGGCGAGTTTGTATTTGCGCCCTTTTGTCATAGGCGTAGGGGATAATTTGGGGGTAAAGCCGGCCAGTGAATACCTTTTTATCGTGTTTTGCGCGCCTGTGGGGGCGTATTTTAAGGGGGGGATAGAAAAAGGGGGGGCTAGGTTTATCACTACGGCATTTGATAGGGCCGCGCCTAAAGGCACCGGTGGGGTGAAAGTGGGGGGGAATTATGCGGCAAGCCTATTAGCCCATAAAATGGCCACAGAGCAAGGCTATGATGATTGCATTTATTTAGACCCTGTTACGCACACTAAAATTGAAGAAGTGGGGGCGGCGAATTTTTTTGGCATAACGCATGATAATGCCTTTATCACCCCACATTCGCCAAGCATTCTGCCAAGCATTACTAAAAAAAGCTTAATGGTTTTGGCTAAAGAATATTTGAACCTCAAAGTAGAAGAGAGAGAAATTCTAATGGATGAGTTGCATGCGTTTAAAGAAGCTGGAGCGTGCGGGACAGCTGCGATCATCACGCCCATTAAAGAAATCGTGCATGATAACAAGTCTTATTTTTTTGAAACACCGGGCGATACCACTAAACAACTCTATGATTTGCTTTTATCCATCCAACAAGGCGAACAAGAAGCCCCCAAAGATTGGATTTTTGAAGTTTGCTAA
- a CDS encoding outer membrane protein, whose protein sequence is MFKKIIFFCVFLMGGFVVSPLNSMPILHDKTPKKNYQEAHEKLYRSIINRQKLTRKKSGWYFLGGFGAVEATKDYQGKEMKDWIATLNLKTGVQSFFKKYIGIRGVFAWDLGSGKVNYQSRKDPTNSFFTMLAVGLDVIMEFPLGSYKHYLGAFGGARGALVVYTDKQNFKFFKHSVVSGGLAINGGVMLTLFLRHRIELGFKILPTARLLSSSKRFETSPLFYAAYSYKF, encoded by the coding sequence ATGTTTAAAAAAATCATTTTTTTTTGTGTTTTCTTAATGGGGGGTTTTGTTGTCTCTCCCCTTAATTCAATGCCTATTTTGCACGATAAAACCCCTAAAAAAAATTACCAAGAAGCCCATGAAAAACTCTATAGAAGCATCATTAACCGCCAAAAGCTCACGCGTAAAAAAAGCGGGTGGTATTTTTTAGGAGGGTTTGGCGCTGTAGAAGCCACTAAAGACTACCAAGGCAAGGAAATGAAAGATTGGATTGCAACGCTCAATTTAAAAACCGGCGTGCAAAGTTTTTTTAAAAAATATATCGGGATTAGGGGGGTTTTTGCATGGGATCTTGGGTCAGGAAAAGTGAATTACCAAAGCCGTAAAGATCCTACAAACTCTTTTTTTACCATGCTTGCGGTGGGTTTGGATGTTATTATGGAATTCCCGTTAGGGAGTTATAAACATTATTTGGGGGCGTTTGGGGGAGCTAGGGGGGCTTTAGTCGTTTATACAGACAAGCAAAATTTCAAGTTTTTTAAACATTCTGTGGTTTCAGGGGGATTAGCGATTAATGGGGGGGTCATGCTCACGCTTTTTTTAAGACACCGCATTGAATTAGGGTTTAAAATCTTACCCACCGCCAGATTGCTTTCTAGCTCCAAACGCTTTGAGACTTCGCCCTTATTTTATGCGGCATACAGCTATAAATTTTAA
- a CDS encoding ABC transporter permease, giving the protein MKTEKQKFLEMRKDGANSVLILRGDWDFKTSVFRLDELKKKILDHQGSLKVDFSGCQKIDFVFGMFLFDLVKERSLNIELCNVSENNACALKVVKDWFEKEEDLESKKAGKKYELMITKMGKSIVETYNTFLNAFNFCGMILFYFIKSVFNPKRFCITPLLYHINESGFKVLPVSILTVFIVGFAVALQGALQLQDMGAPLMSVEMTAKLALREIGPFILTLVVAGRSASSFTAQIGVMKITEELDAMKTMGFNPFEFLVLPRVLALVIVLPLLVFIADAFAIFGGMFAIKYQLDLGFPSYIDRLHDTVGWNHFLVGIVKAPFWGFAIAMVGCMRGFEVKGDTESIGRLTTISVVNALFWIIFLDAIFSIIFSKLNI; this is encoded by the coding sequence ATGAAGACGGAGAAACAAAAATTTTTAGAAATGCGTAAAGATGGGGCGAACTCTGTGCTGATTTTAAGAGGGGATTGGGATTTTAAAACGAGCGTGTTTCGTTTAGATGAATTGAAAAAAAAAATATTAGATCATCAAGGGTCTTTAAAAGTGGATTTTTCAGGGTGCCAAAAAATAGATTTTGTTTTTGGCATGTTTTTATTTGATTTAGTTAAGGAGCGTTCTTTAAACATTGAATTGTGCAATGTGAGCGAGAATAACGCATGCGCTTTGAAAGTGGTTAAAGACTGGTTTGAAAAAGAAGAGGATTTAGAGTCTAAAAAAGCGGGCAAAAAATACGAACTCATGATCACTAAAATGGGTAAGAGTATCGTAGAGACTTACAACACCTTTTTAAACGCATTCAATTTTTGCGGCATGATTTTATTTTACTTCATTAAAAGCGTTTTCAACCCCAAACGCTTTTGTATCACTCCTTTGCTCTATCATATCAATGAATCCGGATTTAAGGTTTTGCCAGTGAGTATTTTAACGGTGTTTATCGTGGGGTTTGCCGTTGCTTTACAAGGGGCTTTACAATTGCAAGACATGGGCGCGCCTTTAATGTCGGTGGAAATGACGGCTAAACTCGCTTTAAGAGAGATCGGCCCTTTTATTTTAACTCTTGTGGTTGCCGGGAGAAGCGCGAGCAGTTTTACCGCACAAATCGGGGTGATGAAGATCACTGAGGAATTAGACGCGATGAAAACCATGGGCTTTAACCCTTTTGAATTTTTAGTATTGCCTAGGGTGTTAGCCTTAGTGATTGTTTTGCCTTTATTGGTGTTTATTGCCGATGCGTTCGCCATTTTTGGGGGCATGTTTGCGATTAAATACCAATTGGATTTAGGCTTTCCAAGTTATATAGACAGACTGCATGACACAGTGGGTTGGAATCATTTTTTGGTAGGGATTGTCAAAGCCCCTTTTTGGGGGTTTGCAATTGCGATGGTGGGGTGCATGCGCGGGTTTGAAGTCAAGGGGGACACTGAGAGCATTGGGCGCTTGACCACTATTAGTGTGGTGAATGCTCTGTTTTGGATCATTTTCTTGGACGCTATTTTTTCTATTATTTTTTCTAAGTTGAATATATGA
- a CDS encoding ABC transporter ATP-binding protein, translating into MSAMNNQVLIEVKDLHSAFGSTIIHRGVSFSVPKGEVMAILGGSGSGKSTLLRCMILLNRPTKGEVLLFGEDIWKLKEAEQQKIFNRCGICFQFGALYSSLTVLENVGVMLEQYGAYSKKIVEEISKMWIEKVGLPPRAYHLYPYELSGGMKKRVGIARAMATNPEILFLDEPTSGLDPYSAGKFDELIMTLKESLQLTVVMITHDLDSVHDCVDRFIMLKDGLLEFNGDLKDFIKKAQTQGLDEGNLFNSTRGEKFWKGM; encoded by the coding sequence ATGAGCGCTATGAACAATCAAGTCTTAATTGAAGTGAAGGATCTCCATAGTGCTTTTGGAAGCACCATTATTCATAGGGGCGTGAGTTTTAGCGTGCCTAAAGGCGAAGTGATGGCGATTTTAGGGGGTTCAGGGAGTGGTAAAAGCACGCTTTTAAGGTGCATGATCTTACTCAATCGCCCTACAAAGGGGGAAGTGTTGCTTTTTGGGGAAGATATATGGAAACTCAAAGAAGCAGAGCAGCAAAAGATTTTTAACCGCTGCGGCATTTGCTTCCAGTTTGGGGCGTTGTATAGCTCTTTAACGGTTTTAGAAAATGTGGGTGTCATGCTAGAGCAATACGGCGCTTATTCTAAAAAAATTGTTGAAGAAATTTCTAAAATGTGGATTGAAAAAGTGGGTTTGCCCCCTAGGGCTTATCACCTTTACCCCTATGAATTGAGCGGAGGGATGAAAAAGCGCGTGGGTATAGCTAGGGCTATGGCGACTAATCCGGAGATCTTATTTTTAGATGAGCCAACAAGCGGATTAGATCCTTATAGTGCGGGCAAGTTTGATGAACTCATCATGACGCTCAAAGAGAGCTTGCAGCTTACGGTGGTGATGATTACGCATGATTTAGACTCCGTGCATGATTGCGTGGATCGATTCATCATGCTCAAAGATGGGTTATTAGAGTTTAATGGGGATTTAAAAGATTTTATTAAAAAAGCTCAAACTCAAGGGCTAGATGAAGGCAATTTATTCAATTCAACGCGAGGAGAGAAATTTTGGAAAGGCATGTGA